One Janthinobacterium sp. TB1-E2 genomic region harbors:
- a CDS encoding ABC transporter permease — MSLSTPSNAPLARPASTTGTSALHTVLHHPLSRPLAALLLLLLVAFFAIPGFFHLEVRDGHLYGSVIDIVNRAAPLMLAALGMTLVIATRGIDISVGAVVALSGTVAAMLIGGTMVMDNGVPTYVSNIPMGWALAAALGAALLCGAWNGVLVAGLGLQPIVATLILMVAGRGLAQLLTDGQIVTVYYQPFFFIGSGYLFGLPFSLFLVAAVFIITAVLMRKTALGLFIQAVGINPVAARLAGIKTATLIFFVYVFCAACAGLSGLMISSNIKSADANNAGLMLELDAILAVTLGGTSLAGGKFSLVGSMIGALIIQTLTYTIYSLGVPPEVNMVVKSVVVFLVCLSQSSEFKQLLHRRKA; from the coding sequence ATGAGTTTATCCACGCCATCGAACGCGCCCCTGGCGCGTCCGGCTTCCACTACGGGTACGTCCGCCTTGCATACCGTTCTGCACCACCCCTTGAGCCGGCCCCTGGCCGCGCTGTTGCTGCTGTTGCTGGTGGCCTTCTTTGCCATCCCCGGCTTTTTCCACCTGGAAGTGCGCGACGGCCACTTGTACGGCAGCGTGATCGACATCGTCAACCGTGCCGCCCCGCTGATGCTGGCGGCCCTGGGCATGACCCTGGTCATCGCCACGCGCGGCATCGATATTTCCGTGGGCGCCGTCGTGGCCCTGTCCGGTACCGTGGCCGCCATGCTGATCGGCGGCACCATGGTGATGGACAACGGCGTGCCGACCTACGTGAGCAACATCCCCATGGGCTGGGCCCTGGCGGCCGCCTTGGGCGCGGCCCTGCTGTGCGGCGCCTGGAATGGCGTGCTGGTGGCGGGACTCGGCTTGCAACCCATCGTCGCGACATTGATACTGATGGTGGCGGGGCGTGGCCTGGCGCAATTGCTGACGGATGGGCAGATCGTCACCGTCTATTATCAACCGTTCTTTTTCATCGGCAGCGGCTACCTGTTTGGCTTGCCGTTTTCCCTGTTCCTCGTCGCTGCCGTGTTCATTATTACGGCCGTGCTGATGCGCAAGACGGCCCTGGGCCTGTTTATCCAGGCCGTCGGCATCAACCCCGTCGCCGCGCGCCTGGCCGGCATCAAGACGGCGACGCTGATCTTTTTCGTCTACGTGTTTTGCGCCGCCTGCGCGGGCCTGTCGGGTCTGATGATCAGCTCTAACATCAAGAGCGCCGATGCGAACAATGCGGGCCTGATGCTGGAACTCGACGCCATCCTGGCCGTGACCTTGGGCGGTACGTCCTTGGCTGGCGGCAAGTTCAGTCTCGTGGGCAGCATGATAGGCGCCCTCATCATCCAGACCCTGACCTACACGATCTATTCGCTGGGCGTGCCGCCGGAAGTGAACATGGTCGTCAAGTCGGTCGTCGTCTTCCTCGTCTGCCTGTCGCAATCGTCGGAATTCAAGCAATTGCTGCATCGGAGAAAAGCATGA
- the yjfF gene encoding galactofuranose ABC transporter, permease protein YjfF — protein MKGLLHTPYFTSLVTVLLLVVMLGLGGAAYPGLLSTQVIFNLLIDNAFLLVIAVGMTFVIVSGGIDLSVGSVLALSTMIAAWLLNVAHWPPLLVIVTVLALGTVFGASMGALIHYFKLQPFIVTLAGMFLARGLCYLISINSITIDDPLFVAMSQTQLQFLGGFVSPGVVIAVITLLLAIWLAHATPFGRAVYAIGGNEQSALMMGLPVGRTKVFIYAFSGFCAALGGVLFSFYMLSGYGLHAQGTELDAIAAVVIGGTLLSGGYGYVAGALSGVLVLGTIQTLIAFDGTLSSWWTKIVIGGLLFVFCVVQRLMAMGQKNTYRS, from the coding sequence ATGAAGGGCTTGCTGCATACCCCGTATTTCACCTCGCTCGTCACGGTCCTGCTGCTGGTGGTGATGCTGGGCCTCGGCGGCGCCGCCTATCCGGGCCTGCTGTCGACGCAAGTGATCTTTAACCTGTTGATCGATAACGCCTTTTTGCTGGTGATCGCCGTCGGCATGACCTTCGTCATCGTTTCCGGCGGCATCGATCTGTCCGTCGGTTCCGTGCTGGCCCTGTCGACCATGATCGCCGCCTGGCTGCTCAACGTGGCGCACTGGCCGCCGCTCTTGGTGATCGTCACGGTGCTGGCACTGGGCACCGTGTTTGGCGCCAGCATGGGCGCGCTGATTCATTACTTCAAATTGCAGCCCTTCATCGTCACCCTGGCCGGCATGTTTCTGGCGCGCGGGCTGTGCTACTTGATCAGCATCAATTCCATCACCATCGACGACCCGTTGTTCGTGGCCATGTCGCAGACGCAATTGCAATTTCTCGGCGGTTTTGTCTCACCCGGCGTCGTGATCGCCGTGATCACGTTGCTCTTGGCCATCTGGCTGGCGCACGCCACGCCGTTCGGCCGCGCCGTGTATGCGATCGGCGGCAATGAACAGTCGGCCCTGATGATGGGGCTGCCCGTGGGCCGCACCAAGGTCTTTATCTATGCCTTCAGCGGCTTTTGCGCTGCGCTCGGCGGCGTGCTGTTTTCGTTCTACATGCTGTCCGGCTATGGCTTGCATGCGCAAGGCACGGAACTGGACGCGATTGCCGCCGTCGTCATCGGCGGCACCCTGCTCAGCGGCGGCTATGGCTATGTGGCGGGCGCGCTGTCGGGCGTGCTGGTGCTGGGCACCATCCAGACCCTGATCGCCTTCGACGGCACGCTCAGCTCATGGTGGACCAAGATCGTCATCGGTGGCTTGCTATTCGTCTTTTGCGTCGTGCAAAGACTGATGGCCATGGGCCAGAAGAATACCTATCGGAGTTAA
- a CDS encoding DUF6445 family protein produces MGEQTLAEQHLANGQGLQQAGKLIEAINAYQAAYKLNPALAEAQHFQGLAMLELGQGAIGLGLLKLSLKQQPDNALFHYNLGNVLRGTDSEAALASYATAARLAPHEHDFAISHAELLMGKQRLMETIAELERAHALRPQRWQTLQGLAELYYRTGQQELALERYAQGLALHAPLAQTCRIGFASPGTENTERLTAPDVPASLHDFLRETDLHILDDFLPDPAAWRAQALALPFEQQRYAGQNYPGSQTAGQPSQAIMERIATALGRPIRFISPDNGSYRLSYADAMARTDIHVDNETGNNFNFYAGVLYLNPPEQCQGGTTFWRHQPSGWYRRLPETDVKAGGYASFKDFQKRWLPNSKVQKFNDLQEQRDSWQALLEVPMRHNRLIVYKGHYFHSISNVFGDTPENGRLVQLFFFEVPD; encoded by the coding sequence ATGGGCGAACAGACACTGGCGGAACAACATCTGGCAAACGGGCAAGGGCTGCAGCAGGCGGGCAAGCTGATCGAGGCGATCAACGCCTACCAGGCCGCGTATAAGCTGAACCCGGCCCTGGCCGAAGCCCAGCATTTCCAGGGACTGGCGATGCTGGAGCTGGGCCAGGGCGCCATCGGCCTGGGCTTGCTGAAACTGTCGCTCAAGCAGCAACCGGACAACGCCCTGTTCCACTACAACCTCGGCAACGTGCTGCGCGGCACGGACAGCGAGGCGGCGCTGGCCAGCTACGCCACGGCGGCGCGGCTGGCGCCGCACGAACATGATTTCGCCATCAGCCATGCGGAATTGCTGATGGGAAAACAGCGGCTGATGGAGACCATCGCCGAACTGGAACGGGCCCACGCCCTACGTCCGCAGCGCTGGCAAACCCTGCAGGGACTGGCCGAGCTGTACTACCGCACGGGACAGCAAGAGCTGGCGTTGGAACGCTACGCGCAAGGCCTGGCGCTGCATGCGCCACTGGCGCAAACGTGCCGCATCGGCTTTGCCAGCCCCGGCACGGAAAACACGGAACGGCTGACGGCGCCCGACGTGCCGGCAAGCTTGCACGATTTCCTGCGCGAAACGGATTTGCACATCCTCGACGATTTCCTGCCCGATCCCGCCGCCTGGCGCGCGCAAGCGCTGGCGTTGCCGTTCGAGCAGCAGCGCTATGCGGGGCAAAACTATCCAGGCAGCCAGACGGCGGGCCAGCCCAGCCAGGCCATCATGGAGCGCATCGCCACGGCGCTGGGCCGCCCCATCCGTTTTATCTCGCCCGACAACGGTTCCTACCGCCTCAGCTATGCGGACGCCATGGCGCGCACCGATATCCACGTGGACAACGAGACGGGGAACAATTTCAATTTCTATGCGGGCGTGCTGTATCTGAACCCGCCCGAGCAGTGCCAGGGCGGCACCACCTTCTGGCGCCACCAGCCCAGCGGCTGGTACCGGCGATTACCCGAAACGGACGTGAAAGCGGGCGGCTACGCCAGCTTCAAGGATTTCCAGAAACGCTGGCTGCCGAACAGTAAAGTGCAGAAATTCAACGACTTGCAGGAACAGCGCGACAGTTGGCAAGCGCTGCTGGAAGTGCCGATGCGCCACAACCGCCTGATCGTGTACAAGGGACACTATTTCCACTCGATCAGCAATGTGTTTGGCGACACGCCGGAGAATGGGCGATTGGTGCAGCTGTTTTTCTTTGAAGTACCGGATTGA
- a CDS encoding LysR family transcriptional regulator produces the protein MDTLNPNWFLRARLKTRQLLLLIALDEQRNIHRAAEELHMTQPAASKQIKDLEEMLDVRLFDRLPRGMEPTIYGETMIRHARMALTSLSLAHDDIVALKSGLTGQVEVGVIMTPAMALLPRAIARIKQQAPLMRIGVHLEHSNTLMDMLQHGTLDFMIGRILEKESSAGLIYEELTEEPASAVARNGHPLLSRKNLQLKDLAGQPWILPPQGSILRHRFDMMFRRAGQEPPVDVVDTTALLLITSLLQQTDSLHVMPTEVAHYYESLNVLSILPIELPCKMDAFGIIRQQDHLLSPGADMLLKAVRATAADMY, from the coding sequence ATGGATACCCTCAACCCCAACTGGTTCTTGCGAGCCCGCCTGAAGACGCGGCAATTGCTGCTGTTGATCGCCCTTGATGAGCAGCGCAACATCCACCGCGCGGCGGAAGAATTGCACATGACGCAGCCGGCCGCGTCCAAGCAAATCAAGGACCTGGAAGAGATGCTGGACGTGCGCCTGTTCGACAGGTTGCCGCGCGGCATGGAGCCGACCATCTACGGCGAGACGATGATACGCCACGCGCGCATGGCCCTGACGAGCCTGTCCTTGGCGCATGACGACATCGTCGCCCTGAAGTCGGGCCTGACGGGCCAGGTGGAGGTGGGCGTGATCATGACGCCGGCCATGGCCTTGCTGCCGCGCGCGATTGCCCGCATCAAGCAGCAGGCACCGTTGATGCGCATCGGCGTGCACCTGGAGCACAGCAATACGCTGATGGACATGCTGCAGCACGGCACCCTCGACTTCATGATCGGGCGCATCCTGGAAAAGGAAAGCAGCGCGGGACTCATCTACGAGGAATTGACGGAAGAGCCGGCCAGCGCCGTGGCGCGCAATGGCCATCCGCTGCTGTCGCGCAAGAATCTGCAATTGAAGGATTTGGCGGGCCAGCCGTGGATTCTACCGCCGCAAGGCAGTATCCTGCGCCACCGCTTCGACATGATGTTCCGCCGCGCGGGCCAGGAGCCGCCTGTCGACGTGGTCGACACCACCGCCTTGCTCCTGATCACGTCGCTACTACAGCAGACGGACTCGCTGCACGTGATGCCGACGGAAGTGGCCCATTACTACGAATCGTTGAACGTGCTGAGCATCTTGCCCATCGAGCTGCCGTGCAAGATGGATGCGTTCGGCATTATTCGCCAGCAGGATCATTTGCTGTCGCCGGGGGCGGATATGCTGCTCAAGGCCGTGCGGGCCACGGCGGCGGATATGTATTGA
- a CDS encoding caspase family protein codes for MHRLIPLLLSLLFLLCGNVAQAAVGNAASGPGKRIALVIGNAAYPQPLLNPVNDARAMAERLRRLGFDVLLRTDINAQQLQKASAEFSTQARGADIALVFYAGHGAQAGEANYVLPLGANMNALSAAAIAAQGVSVSSLAGDLQRTGARGAVLILDACRQEYTRGGAVAIPGGGNAASHGFADTAAPRGVVIAYSAGPGALARDFWSPDSRNSPYTSALLDALDAPGLPMSDVFSQVAAKVAAMTHDVQKPRVSFGETSARLVLNMGSGKGVSQATPGVLAGAQGQGGVRAPAPTVEKPSLPGAKVWPGNVLQDINYEIRMQIAARPFPRQQLEKRARGGDLVALTALGYGIGGGDAGIKQPKAGMQWLEKAAAKEFPIAQTYLAELLMVKGDPASLKRAGVLLDAASQAGYSPAHAYKFDLARRTGAPPQDAARHLQDAFMGLMKDYQGAAKDMMQPPKNNSK; via the coding sequence ATGCATCGCCTGATTCCCCTGCTTTTGAGCCTCCTCTTTTTACTCTGCGGTAACGTCGCGCAGGCGGCCGTGGGCAACGCCGCCAGCGGTCCCGGCAAGCGCATCGCCCTCGTGATCGGCAATGCGGCCTATCCGCAACCCCTGTTAAATCCCGTGAACGATGCGCGTGCCATGGCCGAGCGCCTGCGCCGCCTGGGCTTTGACGTGCTGTTGCGCACGGACATCAATGCGCAACAGCTGCAAAAGGCGTCGGCCGAGTTTTCCACACAGGCACGCGGCGCCGATATCGCCCTCGTGTTTTACGCGGGCCACGGCGCCCAGGCGGGCGAAGCCAATTATGTGTTGCCGCTGGGCGCCAACATGAATGCATTGAGCGCGGCCGCCATCGCCGCGCAGGGCGTGTCCGTTTCCAGCCTGGCCGGCGACTTGCAGCGCACGGGCGCGCGCGGCGCTGTGCTGATCCTTGACGCTTGCCGCCAGGAATATACTCGGGGCGGCGCCGTGGCGATTCCCGGCGGCGGCAATGCGGCCAGCCACGGCTTTGCCGATACGGCCGCGCCACGCGGCGTGGTGATCGCCTATTCGGCAGGTCCCGGCGCCCTGGCGCGCGACTTCTGGTCGCCCGATTCGCGCAACAGCCCCTACACGAGCGCCCTGCTCGACGCGCTCGATGCGCCGGGCTTGCCGATGAGCGATGTGTTTTCGCAAGTGGCGGCCAAGGTTGCCGCCATGACGCACGACGTGCAAAAGCCCCGCGTGTCGTTTGGCGAAACGTCGGCGCGCCTGGTGCTGAACATGGGCAGCGGCAAGGGCGTCAGCCAGGCAACGCCGGGCGTGCTGGCCGGGGCGCAAGGCCAGGGCGGCGTGCGCGCGCCTGCCCCAACGGTGGAAAAGCCGTCCTTACCGGGCGCCAAGGTATGGCCAGGCAATGTACTGCAAGACATCAACTATGAAATCCGCATGCAGATCGCGGCCCGTCCATTTCCCCGCCAGCAACTGGAAAAGCGCGCACGGGGCGGCGACCTGGTGGCGCTGACTGCCCTCGGCTATGGCATCGGCGGCGGCGACGCTGGAATAAAACAGCCGAAGGCGGGCATGCAGTGGCTGGAAAAGGCGGCTGCGAAAGAATTTCCGATTGCCCAGACCTATTTGGCGGAATTGCTGATGGTCAAGGGCGACCCCGCTTCGCTGAAGCGGGCGGGCGTGCTGCTGGACGCGGCATCGCAAGCCGGCTACAGCCCCGCCCATGCGTATAAATTCGACCTGGCGCGGCGCACGGGCGCACCGCCGCAGGATGCGGCCCGGCATTTGCAGGATGCTTTCATGGGCTTGATGAAGGATTACCAGGGCGCCGCCAAGGACATGATGCAGCCGCCAAAAAATAATTCTAAATAA
- a CDS encoding LacI family DNA-binding transcriptional regulator, with protein MPAAVPSPLPTETVSISAVAAHAGVSVATVSRVMNEQAGVRAPTRDKVLASVAALGYRMNHLARSLRTAESRMLLTMVPDVGNPFYAQIVRGIDTVAREHGYFVLLCDTGADAGRERSYFDLLRMHRADGAICLDPDTVQHALSHESVTLPWVACCEFDPAVAVPYVGIDNHRAASDAVAHLLSRGHTRIGLINSDERYLYARQRQQGYLDALAAAGLPVQPQWVHTVQSLDYEAGTAATLRMMAQPDAPTAIFAVSDTLAIGVLSALRQLGKRVPQDVAVIGFDDIAIAAQIDPGLTTIAQPMRELGETAARLLLQRLADPAASVPGVLLQHQLILRGSA; from the coding sequence ATGCCTGCAGCCGTTCCATCTCCTTTGCCGACAGAAACCGTCTCCATCAGCGCCGTCGCCGCGCATGCGGGCGTGTCGGTGGCCACCGTCTCGCGCGTGATGAACGAGCAGGCGGGAGTGCGGGCGCCCACGCGCGACAAGGTGCTCGCTTCCGTGGCCGCGCTCGGCTACCGCATGAACCACCTGGCGCGCAGCCTGCGCACGGCCGAGAGCCGCATGCTGCTCACCATGGTGCCTGACGTGGGTAATCCGTTCTATGCGCAGATCGTGCGCGGCATCGATACGGTGGCGCGCGAACACGGCTACTTCGTGCTGCTGTGCGACACGGGCGCCGACGCGGGCCGCGAGCGCTCGTATTTCGACTTGCTGCGCATGCACCGTGCCGATGGCGCCATCTGCCTCGATCCGGACACGGTGCAGCATGCCCTGTCGCATGAATCCGTCACCCTGCCGTGGGTGGCGTGCTGCGAGTTCGACCCCGCCGTGGCCGTGCCCTATGTCGGTATCGACAACCACCGGGCCGCGTCCGACGCTGTCGCGCATCTGCTGTCGCGCGGCCATACGCGCATCGGCCTGATCAATTCCGATGAGCGCTATCTGTACGCGCGGCAACGCCAGCAGGGCTACCTGGACGCCCTGGCGGCGGCCGGCTTGCCCGTGCAGCCGCAGTGGGTGCACACGGTGCAAAGCCTCGATTACGAAGCGGGCACGGCCGCCACGTTGCGGATGATGGCGCAGCCCGACGCACCGACGGCCATCTTTGCCGTGTCCGACACCCTGGCCATTGGCGTGCTGAGCGCACTGCGGCAGCTGGGCAAGCGCGTGCCGCAAGACGTGGCCGTCATCGGCTTCGACGATATCGCCATCGCCGCGCAGATCGATCCCGGCCTCACCACGATTGCCCAGCCGATGCGCGAACTGGGCGAGACGGCGGCCCGCTTGCTGCTACAACGTTTGGCGGACCCGGCGGCCAGTGTGCCTGGCGTGCTGCTGCAACACCAATTAATTCTGCGAGGGAGTGCATAG
- a CDS encoding glycoside hydrolase family 43 protein yields MFHKIKLAAAIGMAAALACAPFVAQAANPIVKDIYTGDPAALVDNGRVYLYVGHDEASATDTDYRMNEWRVYSSCDMANWTDHGSPVRFSTFAWAGKDAWAGDIVKRGNKYYFYSTVDHKTIPGKAIGVAVSDSPTGPFVDARGSALITNDMTKQTAIPWDDIDPAVFIDTDGQAYIYWGNTVLKYAKLKANMTELDGPILTFGMDAFTEAAYMHKHAGTYYLSYSRNFPEETAYSTGPTPTGPWHFRGTIMDKNAVVKTIHQAIIEFNGKSYIFYHNDKLPGGGEYRRSVAVEELKYKPDGTIEFIQQTAGPAANPSAACKAL; encoded by the coding sequence ATGTTTCACAAGATAAAACTTGCCGCAGCCATCGGCATGGCGGCGGCGCTCGCCTGCGCCCCATTCGTCGCACAGGCAGCCAACCCCATCGTCAAGGATATCTACACGGGCGACCCGGCCGCGCTGGTCGACAATGGCAGGGTCTACCTGTACGTGGGCCACGATGAAGCGAGCGCCACGGATACGGATTACCGCATGAACGAGTGGCGCGTGTATTCCTCGTGCGACATGGCGAACTGGACGGATCACGGCTCGCCCGTGCGCTTTTCCACCTTCGCGTGGGCCGGCAAGGATGCCTGGGCCGGTGACATCGTCAAGCGCGGCAATAAATATTATTTCTATTCGACCGTCGACCATAAAACCATTCCCGGCAAAGCCATCGGTGTGGCCGTCTCCGACAGCCCGACCGGGCCGTTCGTCGATGCGCGCGGCAGCGCCCTGATCACCAACGACATGACGAAGCAGACGGCCATTCCCTGGGACGATATCGACCCGGCCGTCTTTATCGACACGGATGGGCAGGCCTACATTTACTGGGGTAACACGGTCTTGAAATACGCCAAGCTGAAAGCCAATATGACGGAGCTGGACGGCCCGATTCTGACCTTCGGCATGGATGCGTTCACGGAAGCGGCCTATATGCACAAGCATGCCGGTACGTATTACTTGTCGTACTCGCGCAATTTCCCGGAAGAGACGGCGTATTCGACGGGCCCGACGCCGACGGGGCCCTGGCATTTCCGCGGCACCATCATGGACAAGAATGCCGTCGTGAAAACCATTCACCAGGCCATCATCGAGTTCAATGGCAAGTCCTACATCTTCTATCACAACGACAAGTTGCCCGGCGGCGGAGAATACCGGCGTTCCGTGGCCGTGGAAGAGCTGAAATACAAGCCGGACGGCACCATCGAATTCATCCAGCAAACGGCTGGCCCGGCCGCCAACCCGAGCGCCGCCTGCAAGGCATTGTGA
- a CDS encoding glycerophosphodiester phosphodiesterase: MAIIRDKNKAAALALLLSMASTTVQADCLGMKVHAHRGAGNAPENSLSALRNTYFGTWDGVETDLQLLGDGNWVVHHDLLTGRVVDTGSPRTVKQLTADDWRAASMKNRGVATPETPPFVSDVADLATAFPSKTLNAEIKDVVSSCAPIATLVGQLRANIKHGNWFLTSGVPNNLACARRADPQGYLGLLVFDARNAQAAGTNRVSRYIAKNARPPKLDKPWLQRVQQQIGMPTGVHVDARSLDANPNLLSDAASLNMPVFVYAVDGDSALAASLLRAQQRSHRWPSGVILDGNPETFCAMMQ; the protein is encoded by the coding sequence ATGGCTATCATCCGGGACAAAAATAAGGCGGCCGCGCTGGCCTTGCTGCTTTCCATGGCCAGCACGACTGTCCAGGCCGACTGCCTGGGCATGAAGGTGCACGCCCACCGTGGCGCCGGAAACGCGCCGGAAAACTCGCTGAGCGCGCTGCGCAACACGTATTTCGGCACCTGGGACGGCGTCGAGACGGATTTGCAGCTGCTCGGCGATGGCAACTGGGTGGTGCACCACGACCTGTTGACGGGCAGAGTCGTCGACACGGGTTCGCCCCGCACCGTGAAACAATTGACGGCCGACGACTGGCGCGCCGCCAGCATGAAGAACCGTGGCGTGGCCACGCCGGAAACACCGCCGTTCGTCAGCGATGTCGCCGATCTGGCCACGGCGTTCCCAAGTAAAACCCTGAACGCGGAAATCAAGGATGTCGTGTCGTCGTGCGCACCGATCGCCACCCTGGTGGGGCAGTTGCGTGCGAACATCAAGCATGGCAACTGGTTCTTGACGTCGGGCGTGCCGAACAACCTCGCGTGCGCGCGCCGCGCCGATCCGCAAGGCTACCTGGGCTTGCTCGTGTTTGACGCGCGCAATGCGCAGGCGGCCGGTACGAACCGGGTCAGCCGCTATATCGCGAAAAATGCCCGCCCGCCCAAGCTCGACAAGCCGTGGCTGCAGCGCGTGCAGCAGCAGATCGGCATGCCCACGGGCGTGCACGTGGACGCGCGCAGCCTGGACGCCAATCCGAATTTGCTCAGCGATGCCGCCAGCTTGAATATGCCCGTCTTCGTCTACGCGGTCGATGGTGACTCGGCCCTGGCCGCCTCGCTGTTGCGCGCGCAGCAGCGCAGCCACCGCTGGCCCAGCGGCGTCATCCTTGACGGCAATCCCGAGACGTTTTGCGCGATGATGCAGTAA
- a CDS encoding sugar ABC transporter ATP-binding protein produces the protein MMNTQAQHNAAPAPLLELRGISKSFPGVKALSDVALRLYPGEVHTLMGQNGAGKSTLIKVLTGVYTPDSGQILFDGKPIAPASTSDAQLLGISTVYQEVNLCPNLSVAENIFIGRYPRRFGAIDWRSMQQQARALLQQLQIDIDVTAQLSSFPLAIQQMVAISRALNISARVLILDEPTSSLDEAEVNLLFSVLRRLREQGMAILFVTHFLDQTYAISDRITVMRNGEREGEYACSELSRLALVNKMIGVAADTQEQTPDLAQEAGAASFGPTVLEAQGLGRKGALLPMDFHIRQGELLGLAGLLGSGRTELARLLFGADKADSGSIVMQGKIRQFNVPRDAIAQDIGFCSEDRKHEGAILSLSVRENIILALQARTGLLRAIPFKRQQALADEYVKALGIKTASIETPIGSLSGGNQQKALLARWLVTSPAMLILDEPTRGIDVRAKQEIMSYVSKLCRKGMAILFISSELPEVLRCSDRILVMRDRKACGDYARGELDDSSVLQVIAGDAT, from the coding sequence ATGATGAATACGCAAGCGCAACACAACGCCGCGCCAGCTCCCTTGCTGGAGTTGCGCGGCATCAGCAAGTCTTTTCCTGGCGTCAAAGCCCTCAGCGACGTTGCCCTGCGCCTGTATCCGGGTGAAGTGCACACCTTGATGGGGCAGAACGGCGCCGGGAAATCGACGCTGATCAAGGTGCTGACGGGCGTCTACACGCCCGACAGCGGCCAGATTCTGTTTGACGGCAAGCCCATCGCGCCCGCGTCCACCTCGGATGCGCAGTTGCTCGGCATCAGCACCGTGTACCAGGAAGTCAATCTGTGCCCGAACCTGTCGGTGGCGGAAAACATCTTTATTGGCCGCTACCCGCGCCGCTTCGGCGCCATCGACTGGCGTTCCATGCAGCAGCAGGCGCGTGCCTTGCTGCAGCAGTTGCAGATCGATATCGATGTCACGGCGCAACTGTCCAGCTTTCCGCTGGCGATCCAGCAAATGGTGGCCATTTCGCGCGCACTGAACATTTCGGCTCGCGTGCTGATCCTCGATGAACCCACGTCCAGCCTCGACGAGGCTGAAGTCAATCTGCTGTTTTCCGTGCTGCGCCGCCTGCGCGAGCAAGGCATGGCGATTCTGTTTGTGACCCACTTCCTCGACCAGACCTACGCCATTTCCGACCGCATCACCGTCATGCGCAATGGCGAGCGCGAGGGCGAATATGCATGCAGCGAACTGTCGCGCCTGGCGCTGGTCAATAAAATGATCGGTGTGGCTGCCGACACGCAGGAGCAAACGCCGGACCTGGCGCAAGAAGCGGGCGCCGCCAGCTTCGGTCCGACTGTGCTCGAAGCGCAGGGACTCGGCCGCAAGGGTGCCCTGCTGCCCATGGATTTCCACATCCGCCAGGGCGAATTGCTGGGCCTGGCCGGCTTGCTCGGTTCGGGCCGCACGGAACTGGCGCGTTTGCTGTTCGGCGCCGACAAGGCCGATTCCGGCAGCATCGTCATGCAGGGCAAGATACGCCAGTTCAACGTGCCGCGCGACGCGATCGCCCAGGACATCGGTTTCTGCTCGGAAGACCGCAAGCACGAGGGCGCGATTTTGTCGCTGTCCGTGCGCGAAAACATCATATTGGCCTTGCAGGCCCGCACGGGCTTGCTGCGCGCCATCCCGTTCAAACGCCAGCAGGCGCTGGCCGACGAGTACGTGAAGGCACTGGGCATCAAGACGGCCAGCATCGAAACGCCGATTGGCAGCCTGTCGGGCGGCAATCAGCAGAAAGCCTTGCTGGCGCGCTGGCTGGTGACGTCGCCGGCCATGCTGATTCTCGATGAACCGACGCGCGGCATCGACGTGCGCGCCAAGCAGGAAATCATGAGTTATGTGAGCAAGCTGTGCCGCAAGGGCATGGCCATCCTGTTCATCTCGTCGGAGCTGCCGGAAGTGCTGCGCTGCAGCGACCGTATTCTCGTCATGCGCGACCGCAAGGCCTGCGGCGACTATGCGCGCGGCGAGCTCGACGACAGCTCCGTGCTGCAAGTGATCGCCGGAGACGCCACATGA